Genomic window (Xenopus laevis strain J_2021 chromosome 3S, Xenopus_laevis_v10.1, whole genome shotgun sequence):
AAAATGGGGTTTTACTATGACTGGAAAACAATAGAAATATTGCTATATTACAAGGATTCTGGATCAACAATCAGCATCAAAGTAAATGTCCTACAAGACATATCAAAGCCAATTACTCTTTATCTAAATGGCTCATTGACATGAAttactctgctgcacagaatacCTGGCCTGTGGCTAATGTGTGGGTTTATGGTTCCttataaatagggttgccacctatccatATTCCACCTGAACAGGCCTCCTGAAAAATGCCTGTCCAAAATTCCAAATGAGGAGATCCTCACGGGTCTTTGAAATGAATGGTGCGGTGAACATCCAATCGGCGATCGTCATGTCGTAACGCTGTCCCCGACATCAGGGACATCCCCCCAGATTGTCAACTGAACCACCCCTTGATATCAACTGGCCGCCCCAAATGTCACAGGGTCCGCCTCCTGATGACACTGGGCCTGCCCCCTGTCTGGTCTCACTGCAggcaaaatgtggcaaccctacttataaaccatgtaaatatatatctaaatCAGGGTTGGACaagagccttgggggcccaccggggctgcaaaatgaTGGGTACATAGCATACCCATCACCTTTTCATACACAAATGTACAGGTGCCTGTGTTTCTATTGCTGAGAATACTCATGTTAGACTGTGCCTGTACCTGTGTGTGTCAGTTGTGCCCCTTTGAGCCTGAGCCTgtggtcttaaaggggaacttcggcTTCAAAAACCAAAACATCCCCACATAAGACagaacccctaatatacccatcacagctatattatattattatattatattatctgaGCAGTTGATGCAGAGGGTGCGGTGTTGATTTTGTGTTTGGATAACTGGATCTGTGTACTGATGATACTGAGAGCTAGTGACTCTGGGCATTACACATATGGCAGCACTAGAGGTGCCAAtgtgtattattttcttttgggGATGTGTCCCTTTTTGGGTTAAATCACCAACACCATTAGAGATATGTAATTCCCCAGTATCGCAGAGCTATTTGAAAAATGCCTACTTCTTTAGAAAAATATGATTCCACATACATATTGATAATGCAACACGGCctgtcatttttcacattttctccATTCTTAAGGTTTTTCCTCCATATTTAGGCAACAGACTGTTTACCGTGTAAGGTCTGGTGTCAACCATTTTTTCCTTTAGGAGGCTTCTTTCAACTGCAAGAACAAACTATAgaaaatatgcttaaaaaaacattcaaaataacTATGAAAGACTGTTGTGCTTTAATTTAATAAGAAGTGCCCTACTGTATGTAATAGAGTCAGTATGATCTTTTTTGCCATCATTTTTACAATGTATTATACAACTTTGTAAATCACTTCTCTGAAACATAGATTGTCAGCTCAATGGATCTCCTTCCATCTGCCTATTTAGCACTTAATTGTAGCTGTATTTTACTATTGTACTCGCCCACTTGTTCCATTAATGTATAGTTctactgtacagcactgtgtgCACAATAACCTCTATAAAAATACTAAATTtcattcaaatttcaaatatcATTTAACGTTCTTTTGTCAAGAGAACTTACTATGCACAAAACAAGTGGCATCTTACTTTGGGAcaagggcacccctaggcccacttaTCTTTGTCGCCCCTgtaccctcccctttattcatgcaaatgttAAAAACGATTGTAtgtcctgcgcatccccagtgtttctgaaccaatgtggatgtggttgggcagcttgCCACACCCTAAaatcatgccgccctaggcccgggctttggtggcctttccacaaatccaggcctgctttgGGATGCCAAAATCTGCATTGTCTATCTTTCTTTTATAGTCAGACAGTTTTAGATAGGGCCACCCTAACCAACTTACAAACAACCATGTGGTTGCAAGGATGTATAGGGTGCCCATAtggtaaataaaaaggaaatgccCCCTGTCCACCACCAGATACCTTTGGCTGAATTGAGTGCGTAGCTGAGGGGGTACCTGTTTCTTTGGGCATTGGCAAAATCACAGTTATAACAGCACATGCCAAAGGAAGGGGACATAATTGGGTTCAGTgcagcaccagacctaaatacagccctgtgtgGTTGAAGTATAAACAAGCCACTGTATAAATAAGCCACTTCATTCCCGTACCTCCAGCCTGTGTCTTGGATCAACAAATAAGATGGAGTTCATTATACATTGGGTTTAACAGAGGGATATTTTGTTGAACTCCCACCTTGTTCTGCTACAAGTGCTCTGAAGAACCTGGAAGTTGGAAATTGAAGTTTCAAAATGTGTCATAAAAAAGCCAATAACcatagattattaaaatattagGAAAGGTGAACCCCAACCCATAAATGTCCACAATCCCTCCATATTGCTAGTGCGGGTGGCAAGGCACAGTGGTGGCAGGGTAGCCTAAGGGTTTCAAAGTTAGTGAAACAAAGACCAGTGAGTGGGACCAAAATATTGGTCTAGATTTACTCTCAGTCACTGTGCAGaaagtctaatatatatatatatatgttccgtCTGAAAAAGATAATTAGTAGTGACTCTGTATAAGGAGATACCATAAAACCATGGCAGCATATAAATTCCATTTTACAAAGCACATTTCAGCTGGAGCATTTCCTTATGGAATAATGGctttttaattcattcattcgGTTTTGTTTGGCCAGAAGCTTTGTTGCTTCAGGAATCCTCAGGAAGAATGTGTGCAGTGATCCTCCTCTGTTAAACCCAGCCCTCTCTTTTTTGGGTTTCCAGTTGTAGATATCCACACTGTAAATCAAAGTAAGTGCCCTGTTCAGGGTAAAAACTGTATCTCCTCTGATTACAGCTGTGAAAAGAGCACCCTTACTGTTGACATACTGTCCAGACAGAGTTGTCCATTGCTTGGTGGTGAGGTTAAAATTCTCAATGATGCAGCGCAGGAAGTCATCAGAGGGACCGTTCCTCATGACATAAAGATTGTCTGTGTGCCCAACCATGCAGTGTCCATAACTCTGCTGCCTCATTATAGATGAGACATAAATCCACTCATCTTTCTGGATGTCATATTCATAGATAATGGTGGTATCCAGTGGTTTCCAGAGACAGATAAAAATTCTTCCCATGGCCTTTGAAGCTGGTGGACCTGCTGCTGGCTGAGGAAGCTCGCTGAGAAAGCTCCAAGTCTGTGAAGATAGACTGTATTTCTCAAAAGAAACAACTGGAACCTTCTCATATTCCCCTCCAATAGCATATAAATGTGCCTCGTGTCCTACCAATGTCACTTCATATCGAAGCTGATGTGGACTGGAAAATTCACTCCAGCTATTGTTGTCTACATCATAGCAAAAACTCCTTTCCACCACTTGCTTATTGGCACCACGTGCACCCCCTACAATATAGACCTTGTTGTCAAGGGTGGCAACTCCAGCTAGAAAGGTGCTTGCATTGTCTGGGATACAGCCTAAGCTCTCCCACTGGTTATTATGTTCATCCAAAAAGTAGATTTTACGGGAAGCATCCTCAAGAAAACCGGAGATAGGAGTGTGAGCCCCCACAGCCACAAATGTACTCGGCAAGAGGGACTCAACATACTGCAGAAGATCAGGGGGAAGTAACTGTATATCCTCTTCCAACAGCTCATAACTATCTCTGATATATAACGCCGCAGAGTGAAACAGATCTAGGAGCCCATATGTGGCAGCAGCCTGGTACATAAACAGGCAATTGTCTGTGTTGATTAAATTGACCAGGTGTTTGGCCAGAAGTTGCACCTGTAGAAAAGCTGCACATTCCACAACTTGCAGGATTTCCTCACAATTCAGTAGAGGTTGTTCTCCTGCCAGAACTCTGAGCATAATCAGGAATCCCTTGGCACTCAAGCTCTGAAGGTGGAACTCATCCTGAGTGCTCTCCCGCATCCCAGATTGGAAAAGGGCTCGGAAATATTCACTGTGCATTATCAGCTGGTCCTTGTCTGTCTCAAACAAAGACTCTTCCACTTTTACAAAGATTTTGGCCATTTTCTTGGCTAGGGCCAGTTGTTTTCTAAAGATGATTCCTGTGCAACATGAAGTTTTCTTAGGCCTTAAGCAGCAACTTGTAGGTTGTTTCTCGTCTCTTGCTAAAATTAGCTCTGATCATGTGATGGTATGTGCCGGGGGGAAGCCAACAGCTAGACGCATGTCTGTACTGAGACTGATATCATTCAATCAATCAAATACAAATACTTATAATTAGTattacctattattattattattattatttttattattaaatatgaataaatactaTTTATATTCTTGTATATCAGTCATTAACTTGTATGAAAACAGAATGCT
Coding sequences:
- the kbtbd13.S gene encoding kelch repeat and BTB domain-containing protein 13, with the protein product MAKIFVKVEESLFETDKDQLIMHSEYFRALFQSGMRESTQDEFHLQSLSAKGFLIMLRVLAGEQPLLNCEEILQVVECAAFLQVQLLAKHLVNLINTDNCLFMYQAAATYGLLDLFHSAALYIRDSYELLEEDIQLLPPDLLQYVESLLPSTFVAVGAHTPISGFLEDASRKIYFLDEHNNQWESLGCIPDNASTFLAGVATLDNKVYIVGGARGANKQVVERSFCYDVDNNSWSEFSSPHQLRYEVTLVGHEAHLYAIGGEYEKVPVVSFEKYSLSSQTWSFLSELPQPAAGPPASKAMGRIFICLWKPLDTTIIYEYDIQKDEWIYVSSIMRQQSYGHCMVGHTDNLYVMRNGPSDDFLRCIIENFNLTTKQWTTLSGQYVNSKGALFTAVIRGDTVFTLNRALTLIYSVDIYNWKPKKERAGFNRGGSLHTFFLRIPEATKLLAKQNRMNELKSHYSIRKCSS